In Bombus fervidus isolate BK054 chromosome 13, iyBomFerv1, whole genome shotgun sequence, a single genomic region encodes these proteins:
- the LOC139993775 gene encoding TBC1 domain family member 19: protein MTENAENSKKTSLQRSAEKLTEEIQSMANYKSLYAEIQKLVASTAVKREDFKNTLLEALKSNGLETEIRNTVFHWVRSQGSLSTATEISMEEVDLTYLKKAQIQWERRIQKSLNSTCNELNVPLARIRPNADREEFAEKWNELSTYDIDLSQYRPLYAPKDFLDVLFSIRNPAFKKHSDELNWEFSHIQIRVKTLTQLRRVYLELAKGMSLLGVNPDMPSSENFGNLEEERIFIGEKVLKSNHAPIAQQFLKRGAPRALRGSLWSLVLGSTVKQNDIEYYEELKNMVLQYDIVIDKLIIKDVQLTARNDDQYFVFEDVLYKTMLCFSRDSEVLAPVTTDRSAGGQVIHAVLQGKPATLENTLVFPPSGVIPFHGFTMYATPFCYLYDDPCAMYYTFRAFYLRYWFRLHTVSSHEQGIVALCLLFERLLQCHEPLLWIHFRNIHIQPVRIVFKWIMRGFSGHLPPEQLLCLWDLILAYDSLEIIPLLAVTILSFRKENLMQVNNQQSVEAVLADLSSLKVVPLLQLALLRE from the exons ATGACTGAAAATGCGGAGAACTCTAAAAAAACATCATTACAAAGATCTGCGGAAAAATTGACGGAGGAAATTCAAAGTATGGCCAATTATAAAAGTCTTTATGCTGAAATTCAG AAACTTGTTGCCTCTACTGCAGTAAAGAGAgaagattttaaaaatacattactGGAGGCGTTAAAAAGTAATGGTTTAGAAacagaaattagaaataccGTATTTCATTGGGTCAGATCACAG GGTTCTTTATCAACTGCAACAGAAATATCCATGGAAGAAGTAGATCTAACTTATTTGAAAAAAGCTCAAATTCAATGGGAACGTAGAATACAAAAGTCATTAAATTCAACCTGTAATGAATTAAATGTGCCACTGGCACGCATAAGACCGAACGCAGATCGCGAAGAATTTGCTGAAAAATGGAATGAATTAAGCACTTATGATATCG atcTATCACAATATAGACCTCTTTATGCCCCAAAAGATTTTTTAGATGTACTGTTTTCTATCCGAAATCCTGCTTTCAAAAAACATTC AGACGAATTGAATTGGGAGTTCAGTCATATACAAATTCGTGTAAAAACACTCACGCAATTG aGACGCGTGTATTTGGAGTTGGCAAAGGGTATGTCATTACTAGGTGTAAATCCAGACATGCCAAGTTCAGAAAATTTTGGAAATCTAGAAGAGGAGAGGATTTTCATCGGTGAGAAGGTATTGAAATCGAATCACGCTCCAATAGCGCAACAATTCTTAAAGCGTGGGGCTCCTCGAGCACTTCGTGGCAGTCTTTGGTCCCTTGTATTAGGATCCACAGTaaaacaaaat gatatagaatattatgaagaattaaaaaatatggtGTTACAGTACGATATCGTTATagataaattgataataaag gATGTGCAGCTAACAGCACGAAATGACGATCAGTATTTTGTGTTCGAAgacgttttatataaaacaatgtTATGTTTTTCTCGTGATTCGGAAGTATTAGCACCAGTTACAACTGACAGAAGTGCTGGAGGCCAAGTCATACACGCTGTTTTACAAGGAAAGCCAGCCACTTTGGAAAACACCCTAGTCTTCCCACCAAGCGGTGTGATTCCATTTCATGGATTCACGATGTATg ctACGCCATTTTGTTACCTATACGATGACCCGTGCGCAATGTATTATACGTTTCGAGCtttttatttacgatattGGTTTCGATTACACACCGTATCTAGCCACGAACAAGGTATTGTAGCACTGTGTTTGCTTTTTGAGAGGTTACTACAATGCCACGAACCATTGCTTTGGATTCACTTTAGAAACATTCACATACAACC ggTAAGAATTGTTTTTAAATGGATCATGAGAGGCTTCAGTGGTCATTTACCGCCAGAACAGTTGCTTTGCCTCTGGGACTTAATTTTAGCATACGATTCATTAGAAATTATCCCCTTACTCGCGGTTACTATTTTGAGCtttcgaaaagaaaatttaatgcaAGTTAATAATCAACAAAGTGTTGAG GCTGTTTTGGCAGACTTGTCCTCTTTAAAGGTTGTTCCATTATTGCAATTGGCTTTGTTAAGAGAATAA